The Papaver somniferum cultivar HN1 chromosome 3, ASM357369v1, whole genome shotgun sequence genome includes a region encoding these proteins:
- the LOC113359569 gene encoding RNA-directed DNA methylation 4-like — MVTSSNSNSDYDYEYSSSLSDEDSKVPEMKISIAKSRAKMDHSAEMKCGVPLNNRRVTREELLKRKDEDDMLADRRQRRDRIQRRISAAEEKLQSCAEGVASDSDASKEEPVWVLPERKIKPDRRTREIERLVQADLEAEREEEDYWEYSDLDIHPDFVNSPNNDSDEELEKDSSKNDDDESDDSDKSDDSDESDD, encoded by the coding sequence ATGGTGACTTCCAGTAACAGTAACAGTGACTATGATTATGAGTATTCCTCCAGTTTGTCGGACGAGGATTCCAAGGTTCCAGAGATGAAGATTTCTATAGCAAAATCTCGCGCCAAGATGGACCATTCTGCGGAAATGAAATGCGGCGTACCCCTTAACAACCGTAGAGTAACTCGGGAGGAactcttgaaaaggaaagatgaagATGACATGTTAGCTGATCGTCGACAACGAAGGGACCGAATCCAGCGTCGGATATCAGCAGCTGAGGAGAAGCTTCAATCTTGTGCTGAGGGTGTAGCTTCAGACTCGGATGCTTCGAAAGAAGAACCCGTATGGGTGCTACCGGAGCGCAAAATCAAGCCAGACCGGCGCACTAGGGAGATTGAGAGGTTGGTTCAAGCCGACCTTGAAGCTgagcgtgaagaagaagattactGGGAGTACAGTGATCTTGATATTCATCCGGACTTCGTCAATAGCCCTAataatgattctgatgaagaactcgAAAAGGATTCCTCAAAgaacgatgatgatgaatctgatgattctgaCAAATCTGATGACTCTGACGAATCTGACGATTAA